GCTCCCTTATTCCACGCTGGACCGCAAGCGCCGCGACATCACGGCGGGCAAGCTGGACGGACGTTCCAGCGAGATTCAGCGGCTGATTGGCCGTTCCCTGCGGGCCGCCGTGGACCTGGGCAAGATCGGCGCGCGCACCATCTGGGTGGACTGCGATGTTCTCCAGGCTGACGGCGGAACGCGGACCGCTTCCATAACCGGGGCTTCCGTGGCTCTGGCGATTGCCGTGAACAAGCTGGTGGCTGCGGGCAAGCTGGCGGAATCCCCCCTCAAGAGGCTCGTTTCCGCCGTGTCCGTAGGCATGCTGGAAGGGGAAGCCCTGCTGGACCTTTGCTACGTGGAAGACAAGGACGCGGAAGTGGACATGAACCTGGTGATGACCGACCGGGGCGAGTTCGTGGAAGTGCAGGGTTCCGGAGAGGAGGCCGTCTTTACCGCAGACCAGATGAACAGGATGCTGGAGCTGGGACGCAAGGGGCTGGACGAGATCGCTGAACTTCAGCGCCGCGTTATTGCGGAGGCGGACAAGCCGGACGCCGGAGCCCTGGAAGATTTGAGCGCCTTTTTCGGCCGGGGCAAGTAAAGACGTTTTCCATATTTCTCCGGGCAGGGAAACGTCTTGTATTTCCAGGAAACCGGAACCGCCTTTCCAGGCCCGAGAATTTTGTGAGAATATGCTTGTCCTGACTAGGAAATGACGTTAATAGTAGAAACGAACATAGATAACCACATGCGGTTTTCTTAAACTGTAAACATTCCATTAGATTCAACAATGAAAGTATCTTTTGCAACACGCCAGTTACACCGGGGTTTCACCCTGATCGAACTTTTGGTCGTTATCGCCATTATCGCGCTGCTCGCGTCCGTGGCGTATGGTCCCATTATCAACCAGATCAACAAGGGAGACCAGATGCAGGCCCTGACCAACATGAAGAACGTGGGCGTGGCGATGAACGAATTCAAGTCCAACAGCAAGCTGGGCAATTTCCCGGACGACATCACCGCTGACCGTGTGGTGGCCCAGCATAGCTACATGGCTGGCCTGGGGCCGTTGCAGGGCGACACCTCCAATGACTATTTCCGCCAGCTTCTGGCCAATGAGTCCGTGTCTGAAAGCAACTTCTACGCCAAGGTCCAGACTGCTTCCGGCGGTTCTACCGTCACTCCCGACGGTGAAATCTATGACGGCAAGGCCCTGACTCCCGGTGAAGTGGGCATTTCCTACGTGATGCGCAAGGGTGAGAACAACAAGAAGGTGGGTATCGGTAGCTCCGTTGGCGAATATCCCCTGATGGTTACCTCCGTGCTTCCCGGCGATGACGGCTCCACAGTGGTTGCCGGCAATGCTGTCCGCTTTGACCCGGAAAGTTTCCGCGGCAAGGTACTGATCTTCACGACCGCCCAGAGTGCCAAAACATTGGAACTGAACGACAACGACGACCTTCAGGATACCTTCATTCCCAAGAGAAGGGGCAAGGACATCAGCGACCAGTTCCTGATCCTTACTCCTGATTTCAGCGGCCAGGAATAAGTCTTTTCCCAAGTCGACATGATTTTGTGTGGTGCGTCCTTCGGGACGCGCCTTTTTTGTATGCGCGTATTGCGGGAGAAAGGCCTCTACTCAGACGGGTAGAAAGCGAGTGGGAGACTGGAAAACAGCTTCGGAATGGCAGGATGGGAAAGATGATAACGCCAGGTAATTTCATCTGGAAAAGGTTTCTTGGGCGTTCCTTCCTTTCCGATGGAACTTGGCGGGATTCTTCCATCTGGCCCGCTGAGAGAGGCCTTGGAGAATGCGAAGGATTCAATTCGGTGGTTTCGGAACGTGCCTGTTCTCTGGTGGACTCTTCCGGTTCGGGCTCCC
This genomic stretch from Akkermansia biwaensis harbors:
- the rph gene encoding ribonuclease PH, which translates into the protein MERQDKRLVDQLRPISFETGIAPNATASVLVTFGRTKVICAVTIEEDVPRWMKVQRVEGGWLTAEYSMLPYSTLDRKRRDITAGKLDGRSSEIQRLIGRSLRAAVDLGKIGARTIWVDCDVLQADGGTRTASITGASVALAIAVNKLVAAGKLAESPLKRLVSAVSVGMLEGEALLDLCYVEDKDAEVDMNLVMTDRGEFVEVQGSGEEAVFTADQMNRMLELGRKGLDEIAELQRRVIAEADKPDAGALEDLSAFFGRGK
- a CDS encoding type II secretion system protein, which gives rise to MKVSFATRQLHRGFTLIELLVVIAIIALLASVAYGPIINQINKGDQMQALTNMKNVGVAMNEFKSNSKLGNFPDDITADRVVAQHSYMAGLGPLQGDTSNDYFRQLLANESVSESNFYAKVQTASGGSTVTPDGEIYDGKALTPGEVGISYVMRKGENNKKVGIGSSVGEYPLMVTSVLPGDDGSTVVAGNAVRFDPESFRGKVLIFTTAQSAKTLELNDNDDLQDTFIPKRRGKDISDQFLILTPDFSGQE